One window of Polycladomyces subterraneus genomic DNA carries:
- a CDS encoding sigma-54 interaction domain-containing protein, with the protein MAHGAMSEKMVHEVLRCIDEGIHVVGLDGITLFYNPVAARLDGMDVEEVIGMHVLDAFPSLTRKTSTLLNVIDTGQPIFNQQQTYRNRYGKQIVTINTTLPLRVNGQLVGAVEVSKDITRIKELSETVIELQTQIREPGRRRASKIRQRYRFEQILTQNERMMREIARAKKATKTDSPVLVVGETGTGKELMIQSIHHASPRGKHPLIAQNCAAIPSTLLEGILFGTVRGAFTGAEDRPGLFELADGGTLFLDEIHAMPLDLQVKLLRVLEEGVVRRVGDTRVRPVDVRILAATNEDPLVSIKEGRLRKDLYYRVHVVRITLPPLRERREDLPLLTAHFIRKYNDRLGTDVIGVAPEVERLFARYDWPGNVRELEHTIEGAMNVVEGKVIGLEHLPPHMLEEGDDDPFVGDVQWESGQSLREVLAQVEERLIRRAVAECRGNMVQAAKRLGIPRQTLQYKVKKLGIERP; encoded by the coding sequence ATGGCGCATGGGGCGATGTCTGAAAAGATGGTGCATGAGGTGTTGCGCTGTATTGACGAAGGGATTCACGTGGTGGGACTGGACGGGATCACGCTGTTTTACAATCCCGTGGCTGCCCGGTTGGATGGAATGGATGTCGAAGAAGTGATCGGCATGCACGTATTGGACGCATTCCCTTCGTTGACGCGAAAAACGAGTACCCTGTTGAATGTGATCGATACGGGCCAACCGATCTTCAATCAGCAACAAACATACCGCAACCGCTACGGAAAGCAGATCGTGACGATCAACACGACATTGCCGTTGCGCGTCAACGGGCAGCTTGTCGGCGCGGTCGAGGTGTCAAAAGATATCACGCGCATTAAGGAACTGTCCGAAACTGTCATTGAATTGCAAACGCAAATCCGCGAACCCGGTCGTCGTCGGGCGTCCAAGATACGTCAGCGATACCGGTTTGAGCAGATTTTGACGCAAAATGAGCGGATGATGCGGGAAATCGCGCGGGCGAAAAAAGCGACAAAGACCGATTCCCCCGTATTGGTTGTAGGTGAGACCGGTACCGGAAAAGAGTTGATGATCCAGTCCATCCATCATGCGTCCCCAAGGGGAAAACATCCCTTGATCGCACAAAACTGCGCGGCGATTCCATCCACTTTGTTGGAAGGGATTTTGTTCGGCACGGTGAGAGGAGCGTTTACGGGAGCGGAGGATCGTCCGGGATTGTTTGAGTTGGCTGATGGCGGTACGTTATTTCTCGATGAGATTCATGCGATGCCGTTGGATTTGCAGGTCAAGTTGTTGCGGGTGCTGGAAGAAGGTGTCGTGCGACGGGTGGGAGATACCCGCGTACGTCCGGTGGATGTACGCATCTTGGCGGCCACTAATGAAGATCCGCTGGTAAGCATCAAGGAAGGGCGTTTGCGCAAGGACCTGTATTATCGGGTTCACGTAGTGCGCATCACTTTGCCGCCGCTGCGCGAACGGCGGGAGGATCTTCCTTTGTTGACCGCGCATTTCATTCGCAAGTACAACGATCGGTTGGGTACCGATGTAATCGGAGTCGCACCAGAGGTGGAACGACTCTTTGCACGATATGATTGGCCGGGCAACGTACGGGAGCTGGAGCACACGATTGAAGGCGCGATGAACGTGGTGGAGGGGAAGGTAATCGGCTTGGAGCACCTTCCGCCGCATATGCTGGAGGAGGGGGATGACGACCCGTTCGTTGGCGATGTGCAGTGGGAGTCGGGACAGTCTTTGCGTGAGGTACTGGCTCAGGTGGAAGAACGGTTGATTCGCCGGGCCGTGGCGGAGTGTCGGGGCAATATGGTACAAGCGGCCAAAAGGCTGGGGATTCCGCGTCAGACGTTGCAGTACAAGGTAAAAAAGCTGGGGATTGAACGGCCATAA